In the Elstera cyanobacteriorum genome, one interval contains:
- the tatC gene encoding twin-arginine translocase subunit TatC — protein MTDTEAPTGPETDRQMPLIEHLIELRRRLIYSFAGFLICFALAFWKSDLVFNFLADPLAHALGEGRRMIYTDLTEAFFTRVKLASWTAAFLAFPVIATQAWMFIAPGLYKNERNAFWPFLVATPVLFFMGAALLYYFIIPMAWQFFLSFQQLAPAGGIGLPIQFEGKVNEYLSLIMSLIFAFGIAFELPVLLTLLAKVGIVTSAGLASKRRYAVVVAFIVAAVVTPPDIISQVGLAIPLILLYEISIWSAKLIERKRAKAEAERDAELGISDEP, from the coding sequence ATGACCGATACCGAAGCCCCCACTGGTCCCGAGACCGACCGACAGATGCCGCTGATCGAGCATTTGATCGAACTGCGCCGCCGATTGATTTATTCCTTCGCGGGTTTCCTTATCTGCTTTGCGCTGGCTTTCTGGAAATCCGATCTGGTCTTCAATTTCCTCGCCGATCCCTTGGCCCATGCCTTGGGCGAGGGGCGGCGGATGATCTATACCGATTTGACCGAAGCCTTTTTTACGCGGGTGAAACTGGCAAGCTGGACAGCGGCGTTTCTAGCGTTTCCGGTCATCGCCACCCAAGCGTGGATGTTCATTGCGCCCGGCCTGTATAAGAACGAAAGAAACGCCTTCTGGCCGTTCCTGGTGGCAACGCCGGTGCTGTTCTTCATGGGCGCGGCCCTGCTGTATTATTTCATTATTCCGATGGCCTGGCAGTTCTTCTTGAGTTTCCAGCAATTGGCCCCGGCGGGCGGCATTGGTTTGCCGATCCAGTTCGAAGGTAAGGTCAACGAATATCTGTCGTTGATCATGTCGCTGATCTTCGCCTTCGGCATCGCCTTCGAACTGCCGGTGTTGCTGACGCTGCTGGCAAAAGTTGGGATTGTTACCTCCGCCGGGCTCGCGTCGAAGCGACGCTATGCGGTTGTCGTCGCCTTTATCGTCGCAGCGGTTGTGACACCGCCGGACATTATTTCTCAGGTTGGCCTAGCGATCCCGTTGATTCTTCTCTATGAAATTTCGATCTGGTCGGCCAAGCTGATCGAACGCAAGCGCGCCAAGGCGGAAGCCGAACGCGATGCCGAACTTGGAATTTCTGACGAGCCGTAA
- the tatB gene encoding Sec-independent protein translocase protein TatB: MFDIAWSELLLIGAVALIFIGPKELPGLLVNIGRWVRRARSLASEFQSSLDQAVREAEVDALKQKMNAAVMEAEKQMPTIDLPSFSMQLEAPPSAEQPVPDLPAVAAAPSPEPATAPAAEAEPLPSPEIPPRP, from the coding sequence ATGTTCGATATTGCCTGGTCGGAATTACTACTGATCGGCGCGGTTGCCCTCATTTTCATCGGCCCGAAGGAACTGCCGGGGCTGCTGGTGAATATTGGCCGTTGGGTACGCCGCGCGCGAAGCCTTGCTTCGGAGTTTCAGAGCAGCTTGGATCAGGCTGTGCGTGAAGCCGAAGTGGATGCGCTGAAACAGAAGATGAATGCGGCGGTGATGGAGGCAGAAAAGCAAATGCCGACCATCGATTTGCCGAGCTTCAGCATGCAGTTGGAGGCGCCGCCGTCGGCGGAACAACCGGTTCCCGATCTTCCGGCTGTTGCAGCGGCCCCATCCCCTGAGCCTGCCACCGCACCGGCTGCCGAGGCCGAGCCGCTCCCGTCCCCCGAAATTCCGCCGCGCCCGTAA
- a CDS encoding ABC transporter ATP-binding protein — translation MLSIEGVSHAYGAVQALKTIDLHVAPGEVVCLLGPSGCGKSTLLRLAAGLEPLQQGQVKLAGQVVADARGSLPPERRRVGMVFQDFALFPHLTVSQNIAFGLTDLSKADQQDRARQWGERIGMAEFLDAFPHTLSGGQQQRVALARALAPGPRLVLMDEPFSGLDVTLRDRLRDTTLALLKETGVATVLVTHDPDEAMRMADRIVLMRSGQVEQAGAPLDLYDRPVSAFAAAFFGSVTQIDAQARAGIVSNDLGRFDAPIMAGPVTLIIRQEAFHRALDGGVMAVVTQARSLGREQLLGLRIGALDLTARWGEGRLPTVGDRIPVVVDRHRVHLFPKET, via the coding sequence ATGCTCAGTATTGAAGGCGTCAGCCACGCTTATGGCGCCGTGCAAGCCTTGAAGACCATTGATCTTCACGTTGCGCCGGGGGAGGTCGTCTGTCTGCTCGGCCCCTCCGGCTGTGGGAAATCGACCCTACTGCGTCTCGCGGCGGGCCTTGAGCCTTTGCAGCAGGGGCAGGTGAAACTCGCTGGGCAGGTGGTGGCGGATGCGCGCGGCAGCCTGCCGCCCGAACGGCGCCGGGTGGGGATGGTGTTCCAGGATTTCGCCCTGTTTCCCCATCTCACGGTGAGCCAGAACATCGCCTTCGGCCTGACCGATCTGTCAAAAGCTGACCAGCAGGACCGGGCGCGCCAATGGGGCGAGCGCATTGGAATGGCCGAGTTTCTCGACGCTTTTCCCCATACGCTGTCGGGCGGACAGCAGCAACGTGTGGCCCTAGCGCGGGCGTTGGCGCCCGGGCCGCGGCTCGTGCTGATGGACGAGCCCTTTTCCGGCCTGGATGTAACCCTGCGCGACCGGCTGCGCGATACGACGCTGGCACTGCTGAAAGAAACCGGGGTTGCGACCGTACTTGTGACCCACGATCCCGACGAAGCGATGCGGATGGCCGACCGCATCGTATTGATGCGGTCGGGGCAGGTCGAGCAGGCGGGGGCGCCGCTCGATCTTTATGATCGCCCTGTCTCGGCCTTTGCGGCGGCGTTCTTCGGCTCGGTCACGCAGATCGATGCGCAGGCGCGCGCCGGGATTGTCAGCAACGATCTCGGGCGGTTCGATGCGCCGATCATGGCCGGCCCCGTGACGCTGATTATCCGCCAGGAAGCCTTTCACCGGGCGCTGGACGGCGGGGTGATGGCAGTCGTTACGCAGGCGCGCAGCTTGGGGCGCGAACAGCTTCTGGGGCTGCGGATCGGCGCACTCGACCTTACCGCCCGCTGGGGGGAGGGGCGCCTTCCGACGGTCGGTGACCGGATTCCGGTGGTGGTTGATCGTCACCGCGTGCATCTCTTTCCCAAGGAAACCTAA
- a CDS encoding ABC transporter permease encodes MTDTSLPPSATRFAAPLPTLSRTGWARRGGGWTVLALLLAFVLATPIVTIAASFLFPAWEVWAHLLSTVMPTYLTNTLMLMLGVGVGVAVIGVGTAWLVTLCQFPGARLFEILLLLPLAFPAYVVAYAYTGVLDTPGPVQTLLRDVTGWSLGSYWFPHIRSLGGAIAVMVLVLYPYVYLLARAAFLEQSVCVLEAGRSLGQTPFGCFRRLAVPLARPAIAGGVALALMETLNDFGTVQYFAVDTLTAGIYRTWLGMNEPAAATQLAGVLLLFVTGLMALERKGRTGSTRHTSLRYRHLPRFPLTGGKAALAMLACALPCLLGFLVPLAMLIAWSVETAPAMVDRAFWQAAEHSLTLAAIAAMTAVALALTLAYAARLHPTPLVRWAVRAAGLGYAVPGLVIAVGVVIPLAALDTVVDAWFRAVFGVSTGLLLSGTLVALLFAFVIRFLAIALNAMEAALGKVTPQMDFAARSLGRSPGQTLWSVHLPIIRPSLLAAGLLVFVDVMKELPATMILRPFNYDTLAVLVYAMAGDERLADAAPASLAIVAVGLLPVILLARALARSRPGALSGAGE; translated from the coding sequence TTGACCGATACCAGCCTGCCACCTTCCGCGACGCGCTTCGCGGCGCCTTTGCCCACCCTTTCCCGCACGGGATGGGCGCGGCGTGGGGGCGGGTGGACGGTGCTGGCCCTGCTGCTGGCCTTCGTGCTCGCGACGCCGATTGTGACGATTGCCGCTTCCTTCCTGTTTCCGGCCTGGGAGGTTTGGGCGCATCTTCTGTCGACCGTTATGCCGACCTACCTGACGAATACCCTGATGCTGATGCTGGGCGTCGGCGTCGGGGTTGCCGTGATTGGGGTCGGGACGGCGTGGCTGGTCACGCTCTGCCAGTTCCCCGGGGCGCGGCTGTTTGAAATTCTACTGCTGCTGCCGCTGGCCTTTCCGGCCTATGTGGTCGCCTATGCCTATACGGGCGTCTTGGATACCCCCGGTCCGGTGCAGACCCTGCTGCGGGATGTAACGGGCTGGAGCCTTGGCAGCTATTGGTTTCCGCACATTCGGTCGCTCGGCGGAGCCATCGCCGTCATGGTGTTGGTGCTCTATCCTTACGTCTATCTGCTGGCGCGCGCGGCGTTTCTCGAGCAATCGGTTTGCGTGCTTGAGGCCGGGCGATCCCTGGGACAGACCCCCTTTGGTTGCTTCCGGCGGCTCGCGGTACCGCTCGCGCGCCCAGCGATTGCCGGGGGGGTGGCGCTGGCCCTGATGGAAACCTTGAATGATTTCGGCACCGTCCAATATTTCGCCGTCGATACCCTGACGGCGGGCATTTATCGGACGTGGTTGGGGATGAACGAGCCGGCGGCGGCGACGCAATTGGCGGGGGTGCTTCTGCTCTTCGTTACCGGTCTGATGGCGTTGGAACGTAAAGGCCGCACCGGCAGCACGCGGCACACCAGCCTGCGCTATCGACATCTGCCGCGCTTTCCGTTGACCGGTGGGAAGGCGGCACTGGCGATGCTTGCCTGTGCGCTGCCTTGTCTGCTCGGCTTCCTCGTGCCGCTGGCCATGCTGATCGCTTGGTCGGTCGAAACGGCGCCCGCGATGGTGGATCGGGCCTTCTGGCAAGCGGCGGAACATAGTTTGACCCTTGCGGCGATTGCTGCCATGACCGCTGTTGCTTTGGCACTGACGCTGGCCTATGCCGCGCGGCTGCACCCGACGCCGCTCGTGCGGTGGGCGGTGCGGGCGGCGGGCCTCGGCTATGCCGTGCCGGGCCTCGTGATCGCGGTGGGCGTCGTCATTCCGTTGGCGGCGCTCGATACGGTGGTCGATGCCTGGTTCCGCGCGGTTTTTGGTGTATCAACCGGGCTCTTACTGTCGGGAACGCTGGTGGCACTGCTTTTCGCGTTCGTCATCCGCTTTCTCGCGATTGCGCTCAATGCGATGGAAGCGGCTTTAGGCAAGGTTACGCCGCAGATGGATTTTGCCGCGCGCAGTTTGGGGCGCAGCCCTGGGCAGACGTTGTGGAGTGTCCATCTACCGATCATCCGCCCCAGTTTGTTGGCGGCGGGGCTGCTGGTCTTCGTCGATGTGATGAAAGAGCTGCCCGCCACGATGATTCTGCGGCCATTTAATTACGATACGCTCGCCGTGCTGGTCTATGCGATGGCGGGGGACGAACGGTTGGCCGACGCGGCCCCGGCGTCGTTGGCGATTGTCGCGGTCGGGCTGTTGCCGGTCATCCTACTGGCCCGCGCGCTGGCCCGTAGCCGTCCGGGGGCGCTGTCCGGCGCAGGAGAGTAG
- the scpB gene encoding SMC-Scp complex subunit ScpB, which produces MTLEPLPYALRLLEAQLFAAPGPLTEMDLIPRLPPGADVKALLAELQQLYAGHGVELVELAGGWAFRTSADLATGLRVTLEVSRKLSRAAVEALAIIAYHQPVTRGEIEEIRGVQLSKGTMDALLEAGWIKPKGRRRTPGRPVTWVTTTGFLDHFGLTSLDDLPGVEELKAAGLLDRRAGITIAMREEEAEAALSADDPVETLLGDDPPDLAGENQSR; this is translated from the coding sequence ATGACCCTAGAACCCTTGCCCTATGCCCTGCGGCTATTGGAAGCGCAGTTGTTCGCCGCTCCCGGGCCGTTGACCGAGATGGACCTTATCCCCCGCCTACCGCCCGGCGCCGATGTGAAGGCTTTGCTCGCGGAATTGCAGCAGCTTTATGCCGGGCATGGGGTTGAACTGGTGGAGCTTGCGGGCGGCTGGGCGTTTCGGACCTCGGCAGACCTTGCGACCGGGCTGCGGGTGACGCTGGAGGTGAGCCGCAAACTCTCTCGCGCTGCCGTCGAAGCGCTGGCGATTATCGCCTATCATCAGCCGGTCACGCGCGGCGAGATCGAAGAAATTCGCGGTGTGCAACTGTCGAAGGGCACGATGGATGCGCTGCTGGAAGCCGGGTGGATCAAACCGAAGGGCCGCCGCCGCACCCCGGGGCGCCCGGTCACCTGGGTGACGACGACCGGCTTTCTCGATCACTTCGGGCTAACCAGTCTCGATGATTTGCCAGGGGTCGAGGAACTCAAGGCCGCTGGGCTGCTGGATCGCCGGGCGGGCATCACCATTGCCATGCGCGAGGAAGAGGCGGAGGCCGCGCTCAGCGCCGACGATCCGGTCGAAACGCTGCTCGGGGATGATCCGCCCGATCTTGCAGGTGAGAACCAGTCGCGTTAA
- a CDS encoding segregation and condensation protein A: MTGAGDAAGWDTPPSPADETILHLDLDGYEGPIDVLLTLAREQKVDLTKIRILPLVDQYLAFIRGILHRRLEVAADYLVMAAWLAYLKSRLLLPDPPSEEAEPSAEEMAANLAFQLQRLEAMQKAGARLFEGALLGRDVFARGWPERFATDTKTQWDVSLYELLTAYADHKRRTDFSRLKIAATELYSMDDALQRLTARLGQMPLWEALSSFLPTDIRDGLVFRSAVAATFLAALELAKSGKLDLRQSDRFGPILVRSPGGDAASDPEEGDRV, encoded by the coding sequence ATGACCGGGGCCGGGGATGCCGCCGGGTGGGACACCCCCCCATCCCCGGCGGATGAGACCATTCTCCACCTCGATCTCGACGGCTACGAAGGCCCGATCGACGTGCTGCTGACGCTGGCGCGCGAGCAGAAGGTCGATCTAACCAAGATCCGCATTCTGCCGTTGGTCGATCAATATCTCGCCTTTATCCGGGGGATTTTGCACCGGCGGCTGGAGGTCGCCGCCGATTACCTCGTTATGGCGGCCTGGCTCGCCTACCTCAAATCGCGCCTGCTGCTGCCCGACCCGCCGAGCGAGGAGGCCGAGCCAAGCGCCGAGGAAATGGCCGCTAACCTCGCCTTCCAACTGCAACGGTTGGAGGCAATGCAAAAGGCGGGGGCGCGGCTGTTCGAGGGGGCGCTGCTGGGGCGCGATGTTTTTGCCCGGGGCTGGCCGGAACGGTTTGCGACCGACACTAAAACCCAATGGGACGTTAGCCTCTATGAGCTGCTGACCGCCTATGCCGACCATAAGCGCCGCACGGATTTTTCCCGCCTAAAGATCGCGGCGACCGAGCTTTATTCGATGGACGATGCCCTGCAACGGCTCACGGCGCGCTTGGGGCAGATGCCACTGTGGGAGGCGCTGAGTAGCTTTCTGCCGACCGATATTCGCGACGGTCTCGTCTTTCGGTCGGCGGTCGCGGCGACCTTTCTCGCCGCCCTGGAACTTGCGAAATCCGGTAAGCTCGACCTGCGCCAAAGCGACCGCTTCGGCCCTATTTTGGTGCGTTCCCCCGGGGGCGACGCCGCGAGTGACCCGGAGGAAGGGGATAGAGTATGA
- a CDS encoding site-2 protease family protein — translation MFDFAGFLHNLSVWLIPALLAITLHEAAHGYVANALGDPTARLAGRLSLNPIRHVDPVGTLFLPGLMLMLGSGFFFGWAKAVPVDMRYLKSPRRGMAIIAAAGPLMNLAMATAAAGLLHFVDSLPTVAGQWAEQNLVNAVKFNILLALFNLLPIPPLDGGRVAVGVLPMFLARPLARLENIGMLIVMGLAFIVPMVSAQAGYPLNPLGWVLHGPLRTVTGAILTLTGW, via the coding sequence ATGTTCGATTTCGCGGGGTTTTTGCATAATCTGTCGGTCTGGCTGATCCCGGCCTTGCTGGCGATCACGCTGCACGAGGCGGCGCATGGTTATGTCGCCAATGCTTTAGGTGATCCAACCGCGCGGTTGGCTGGGCGCCTAAGCCTCAACCCGATTCGCCACGTCGATCCGGTGGGAACTCTGTTTCTACCGGGGTTGATGTTGATGCTGGGGTCGGGTTTCTTTTTCGGCTGGGCGAAGGCCGTGCCGGTCGATATGCGCTACCTGAAATCGCCGCGCCGGGGGATGGCAATCATCGCCGCCGCTGGGCCGTTGATGAATCTGGCGATGGCGACCGCCGCCGCAGGCTTGCTGCATTTTGTCGACTCGCTGCCTACCGTGGCGGGGCAGTGGGCCGAGCAGAATTTGGTGAATGCTGTTAAATTCAATATTCTATTGGCGCTTTTCAACCTGCTGCCGATCCCACCGCTCGACGGTGGGCGCGTTGCGGTCGGGGTTTTGCCGATGTTTCTGGCCCGCCCGCTGGCGCGGCTTGAGAATATTGGCATGCTGATCGTCATGGGCTTGGCCTTCATCGTGCCGATGGTATCGGCGCAGGCGGGCTATCCGCTCAACCCGCTGGGCTGGGTGCTGCACGGCCCGTTAAGGACCGTAACCGGCGCCATTCTAACCCTGACCGGTTGGTAA
- a CDS encoding SPOR domain-containing protein produces MQQDFDPRDLEPTLPSEEPKGRRWLPATIALVALGGFSGIVWYAYNQGASQSNGGAVPLVQADAGPLKTRPTDPGGMDVPNQDKLILNGQAVDVAGGKVERLLPPPEAPLAKPALPSAVAAAPQPQTPQIAATVPPALTAGRPAAPAPAPQASPILVPSPAPQVAATTPRATVQTAPQPQPVVARPATPPPAPAAQAPAPVAAKPPAPVTPPPAATPTPTAAASAGRGGKVQLGAVKSEAAATAEWAKLQKTHPELAALSMSVAKVEIPNKGTYYRIQAGPAADAAAVCGAVKARGQDCLVVR; encoded by the coding sequence ATGCAACAAGATTTCGATCCCCGCGATTTGGAACCCACGCTGCCCTCGGAAGAACCGAAGGGGCGGCGCTGGCTTCCGGCGACGATCGCGCTGGTCGCCCTTGGCGGGTTCAGCGGTATCGTCTGGTATGCGTATAATCAAGGCGCGAGCCAGTCGAACGGCGGCGCCGTGCCGCTGGTTCAGGCCGATGCCGGACCGCTGAAGACGCGCCCGACCGATCCCGGTGGGATGGACGTGCCCAATCAAGATAAGCTGATCCTGAACGGCCAGGCGGTTGATGTTGCGGGGGGTAAGGTCGAACGGCTGCTGCCGCCGCCGGAAGCGCCGCTGGCAAAGCCTGCGCTACCGTCTGCCGTTGCAGCGGCGCCGCAACCGCAGACCCCGCAAATCGCGGCGACCGTTCCGCCCGCTTTGACTGCTGGGCGTCCGGCGGCCCCGGCGCCAGCCCCGCAGGCCTCGCCAATCCTAGTGCCATCGCCTGCGCCGCAGGTCGCCGCTACCACGCCGCGCGCGACGGTTCAGACCGCACCGCAGCCGCAACCGGTCGTTGCCCGTCCGGCAACCCCGCCGCCCGCGCCTGCCGCGCAGGCCCCGGCCCCTGTCGCCGCCAAGCCGCCCGCGCCGGTGACGCCACCGCCTGCCGCGACACCAACCCCGACAGCCGCCGCCTCGGCGGGACGGGGCGGGAAGGTGCAACTCGGCGCCGTGAAGTCGGAAGCCGCCGCGACCGCCGAGTGGGCAAAGCTGCAAAAGACCCATCCCGAACTCGCCGCCCTATCGATGAGCGTCGCCAAGGTCGAGATTCCGAACAAGGGCACCTATTACCGGATCCAGGCCGGGCCTGCCGCCGATGCCGCCGCTGTGTGCGGGGCGGTCAAGGCGCGCGGTCAGGACTGTCTGGTTGTGCGCTAG
- the argS gene encoding arginine--tRNA ligase, which translates to MTDVTPHIFKRFHLALTEALAALMAEGKLPAGLDAAKVTVEPPRDASHGDISTNVGMVLAKPAAMKPRDIAALIGEALRANPALGITDLSIDGPGFLNFRLDPSQWQGELAAVLRAGTAYGDSQIGAGVRVNVEYVSANPTGPMHVGHCRGAVVGDVLASLLAKAGHDVVREYYINDAGAQVDVLARSAYHRYREALGDDMGEVPAGLYPGQYLVPLGQGLAARYGDQWRNADEAEWLAPIRAEAITAMMALIKEDLIALGVKHDLFSSERAMVESGAVEASLKALEDRGLIYVGVLEPPKGKTPDDWEPRPQTLFRASDFGDDVDRPLKKSDGSWTYFANDIAYHYDKAVGNSHRAGANVLINVFGADHGGYVKRMQAAVKALTDGKTALDIKLCQLVNLLDNGQPVKMSKRAGTFVTLRDVVDEVGRDVVRFIMLTRKNDVSLDFDFAKVQEQSKDNPVFYVQYAHARAASVLRNAVDSLSQDALTPEHLANASLTRLTDEAELGLMRTLASWPRLVEAAAEAHEPHRIAFYLGDVAAGFHALWNKGRDEATLRFILPEDGALTLARLALVQGVKTVIASGLAVLGVEPVEEMR; encoded by the coding sequence ATGACCGACGTAACGCCGCATATCTTCAAACGGTTCCATCTGGCGCTGACCGAGGCGCTGGCCGCGCTGATGGCCGAAGGCAAGCTGCCTGCGGGCCTCGATGCCGCCAAAGTGACGGTGGAGCCGCCGCGCGACGCGAGCCACGGCGATATTTCGACCAATGTCGGTATGGTGCTGGCAAAGCCTGCCGCGATGAAGCCGCGCGATATTGCGGCTTTGATTGGGGAGGCACTACGTGCCAATCCGGCGCTCGGCATTACCGACCTGTCGATCGACGGGCCGGGGTTCTTGAATTTCCGTCTCGATCCCAGCCAGTGGCAAGGTGAGCTCGCTGCCGTTCTGCGCGCCGGGACCGCCTATGGCGACAGCCAGATCGGCGCGGGTGTGCGGGTGAATGTCGAATATGTTTCGGCCAATCCCACCGGGCCGATGCACGTCGGCCATTGCCGGGGGGCAGTCGTCGGCGATGTGCTGGCCTCGCTGCTGGCGAAGGCCGGGCATGACGTGGTGCGCGAATATTATATCAACGACGCCGGGGCGCAGGTCGATGTGCTGGCCCGCTCTGCCTATCATCGCTACCGGGAAGCCCTGGGCGATGATATGGGCGAGGTTCCGGCTGGCCTCTATCCGGGGCAATATTTGGTGCCGCTGGGGCAAGGCTTAGCGGCGCGCTATGGCGACCAATGGCGGAATGCCGACGAGGCCGAGTGGCTGGCCCCGATCCGCGCCGAAGCCATTACCGCGATGATGGCGCTGATCAAGGAAGACCTTATCGCGCTGGGCGTGAAGCACGATCTTTTCTCCTCCGAACGCGCGATGGTCGAAAGCGGTGCGGTCGAAGCCTCCTTGAAGGCGCTGGAAGATCGCGGCCTGATTTATGTTGGCGTGTTGGAGCCGCCGAAGGGCAAAACGCCGGATGATTGGGAGCCGCGCCCGCAGACCTTGTTCCGCGCCTCCGACTTCGGCGACGATGTTGATCGGCCACTGAAAAAGTCGGATGGGAGCTGGACCTATTTTGCGAACGACATCGCCTATCACTATGATAAGGCTGTCGGAAATTCACATCGGGCTGGGGCGAACGTCCTCATCAACGTCTTCGGGGCCGACCACGGCGGCTATGTCAAGCGCATGCAGGCGGCGGTAAAAGCGCTGACCGATGGCAAGACCGCGCTCGATATCAAGTTATGCCAGTTGGTTAATCTTCTGGATAACGGCCAGCCGGTGAAAATGTCTAAGCGGGCAGGGACTTTCGTTACCTTGCGCGATGTGGTGGATGAAGTGGGCCGCGACGTGGTGCGCTTTATTATGCTCACGCGGAAAAATGATGTGTCGCTGGACTTTGATTTCGCCAAAGTTCAGGAACAATCAAAAGATAATCCGGTTTTCTACGTGCAGTATGCCCATGCGCGCGCGGCCTCTGTTCTGCGCAATGCTGTCGATAGTTTGTCACAAGATGCATTAACGCCCGAACATTTGGCTAATGCTTCGTTAACGCGCTTGACCGACGAGGCAGAACTTGGTTTGATGCGCACGTTAGCAAGCTGGCCTAGGTTGGTTGAGGCGGCCGCCGAGGCGCATGAACCGCACCGCATCGCCTTTTACTTAGGCGATGTGGCGGCGGGCTTCCACGCGCTGTGGAATAAGGGGCGGGACGAGGCAACCCTGCGCTTTATTCTACCGGAAGACGGCGCTTTGACGTTGGCGCGTCTGGCCCTCGTTCAGGGGGTTAAGACCGTCATCGCCTCTGGTCTGGCCGTTTTGGGCGTTGAGCCGGTCGAGGAAATGCGCTGA
- a CDS encoding deoxyguanosinetriphosphate triphosphohydrolase, protein MSSTAAPTPLRAPFACDPQHSRGRAYAEEGSGERSAFQRDRDRIVHSTAFRRLQYKTQVFVFHEGDHYRTRLTHSLEVAQIARSIARALGLDEDLAEALALAHDVGHTCFGHSGEEALNEVMRPYGGFDHNDQTFRALTLLERRYIAFNGLNLTWETLEGVVKHNGPLTNPPPTIKAFQSVCDLKLDTYASAEAQVAALADDIAYNNHDIDDGLRAGLFTPHDLLPLPVVGPVFDELLRAHPGAEPVRLTHEAVRRLINIMVTDLVTETRARVVALKPTSADAVRALGQPLVAFSSAMQAADKALRPFMFDRMYRHYRVNRMIAKARRVVQDMFHLFMEMPQTLPPEWQRQITEPGSPAAARVIADYIAGMTDRYALEEHRRLFDLTAKT, encoded by the coding sequence ATGAGTTCGACCGCCGCCCCGACGCCGCTGCGCGCCCCCTTTGCTTGCGACCCGCAGCACAGCCGGGGCCGGGCTTATGCCGAAGAAGGCTCTGGCGAACGGTCGGCGTTTCAGCGCGACCGCGACCGGATCGTTCATTCCACGGCTTTCCGGCGGCTTCAGTATAAAACGCAGGTTTTCGTCTTTCATGAAGGCGACCATTACCGCACCCGGCTGACCCATTCGCTAGAAGTGGCGCAGATCGCCCGCTCTATCGCCCGTGCCCTGGGGCTGGATGAAGATTTGGCCGAGGCCCTGGCGCTGGCCCACGACGTTGGCCATACCTGCTTCGGCCATTCCGGCGAGGAGGCGCTGAACGAGGTAATGCGCCCCTATGGCGGCTTCGATCACAATGATCAGACCTTCCGGGCTCTAACCCTGCTGGAGCGGCGTTATATCGCCTTCAACGGGCTCAACCTGACGTGGGAAACCCTGGAAGGGGTGGTGAAGCATAACGGCCCGCTGACCAATCCGCCGCCGACAATCAAAGCCTTTCAATCGGTCTGCGATTTGAAGCTAGACACTTATGCTTCCGCCGAAGCCCAGGTGGCAGCGCTGGCCGATGATATCGCTTATAACAACCATGATATCGACGATGGGCTGCGCGCCGGGCTGTTTACACCGCACGATCTCTTGCCGTTGCCTGTGGTCGGCCCCGTGTTCGACGAGCTGTTGCGCGCCCATCCGGGGGCGGAACCCGTGCGGCTGACGCACGAGGCGGTGCGGCGGTTGATCAACATCATGGTCACCGACCTTGTAACGGAAACCCGCGCGCGGGTTGTCGCGCTTAAGCCAACCTCCGCCGATGCCGTGCGCGCCTTGGGCCAGCCGCTCGTTGCCTTCAGCTCCGCGATGCAGGCAGCGGATAAGGCCTTGCGGCCGTTCATGTTCGACCGCATGTACCGACACTACCGCGTCAACCGCATGATTGCCAAAGCGCGGCGGGTAGTTCAGGATATGTTCCATCTCTTTATGGAGATGCCGCAGACCTTGCCGCCGGAATGGCAGCGCCAGATCACCGAACCGGGCAGCCCCGCCGCCGCCCGGGTGATCGCCGATTATATCGCCGGGATGACCGACCGCTACGCGCTGGAAGAACATCGCCGCCTGTTCGATTTGACCGCTAAGACGTGA
- the erpA gene encoding iron-sulfur cluster insertion protein ErpA, translating to MAETAPVALSDSAAKRIATILQREAPGARLRIAISGGGCSGFQYGFTFDTAMNADDILLAKDGAEVVIDETSLGLMGGAVIDFVEDLAGAAFQIKNPQAAASCGCGNSFSPV from the coding sequence ATGGCCGAAACCGCCCCCGTCGCCCTATCGGACAGCGCCGCGAAACGGATTGCCACCATTTTGCAACGCGAGGCGCCCGGCGCGCGCCTGCGCATCGCTATTTCCGGCGGCGGCTGTTCCGGCTTTCAATATGGGTTTACCTTCGATACGGCGATGAATGCCGACGATATTCTGCTGGCGAAAGACGGCGCCGAAGTGGTGATCGACGAAACCTCGCTGGGCCTGATGGGCGGCGCGGTGATCGATTTCGTCGAGGATCTCGCCGGGGCTGCTTTCCAGATCAAAAATCCGCAGGCGGCGGCAAGCTGCGGGTGCGGGAATTCGTTTTCGCCGGTATAG